The proteins below are encoded in one region of Neoasaia chiangmaiensis:
- a CDS encoding SDR family NAD(P)-dependent oxidoreductase translates to MLSGASGGVGRGILCCLLANGWRVSAGLRDIGGLDDLEARPDQLLCVPYDAALPDAGQQWVAATIARFGAIDAVINVAGVLLPSRLEDEDETALDQSWAINFKAPLRVVRAAFPALRRAGHGRVINVSSLSGKRVANTNIAYAASKFAVTAMTHVIRREGWDDGIRATAICPGFVNTPMVAGHVAVAPEDMTQPEDLAALTELTLRLPNTAIVAEILVNCRLEASL, encoded by the coding sequence ATGCTTAGTGGTGCGTCCGGCGGCGTCGGGCGCGGCATCCTGTGCTGCCTGCTGGCGAACGGCTGGCGCGTCTCGGCGGGACTGCGCGACATCGGTGGATTGGACGATCTGGAAGCGCGCCCTGACCAGTTGCTGTGTGTACCCTATGATGCAGCATTGCCGGATGCGGGACAGCAGTGGGTTGCAGCGACGATCGCGCGGTTTGGTGCGATCGATGCCGTCATCAATGTCGCAGGGGTGTTGCTGCCGTCGCGGCTCGAGGACGAGGATGAAACCGCGCTGGACCAGAGCTGGGCGATCAACTTCAAGGCGCCGCTGCGGGTTGTGCGCGCGGCCTTTCCTGCGTTGCGCAGGGCAGGGCACGGGCGGGTAATCAATGTCTCGTCGTTATCGGGCAAGCGGGTTGCGAACACGAATATCGCCTATGCTGCCAGCAAGTTCGCGGTGACGGCGATGACGCATGTTATTCGTCGCGAAGGATGGGACGACGGCATTCGGGCAACAGCGATCTGCCCCGGTTTTGTCAACACGCCGATGGTCGCAGGCCATGTGGCCGTGGCGCCTGAGGACATGACGCAGCCGGAAGATCTGGCCGCGTTGACCGAGCTGACCTTGCGGCTGCCGAACACCGCGATCGTTGCGGAAATCCTCGTTAATTGCCGGCTCGAGGCCTCGCTGTAG